One segment of Aquimarina sp. BL5 DNA contains the following:
- a CDS encoding twin-arginine translocase TatA/TatE family subunit: protein MIALPLFISGTEIAFIVFILVMVFGADKIPEIARGLGKGMRIVKDATNDIKSEITKSAEKHGIDTDIPTSITSDIKKEITQVKKDIEDVTGPVKRKF from the coding sequence ATGATAGCATTACCATTATTCATAAGCGGAACAGAGATAGCCTTTATAGTATTTATATTGGTTATGGTTTTTGGCGCTGATAAAATACCTGAAATCGCTAGAGGTTTGGGCAAAGGAATGCGCATTGTTAAGGATGCTACTAACGATATTAAATCCGAAATTACCAAAAGTGCAGAAAAGCACGGTATTGATACCGATATACCTACTTCCATTACTTCTGATATCAAAAAAGAAATAACTCAAGTAAAAAAGGATATTGAAGACGTTACAGGTCCTGTAAAGCGTAAGTTCTAA
- a CDS encoding S8/S53 family peptidase — MKKIITLVLGLFLVLSCSQEDSAEIIDESSESQKILSIEEINAFIEKQLKQNGDLDWTKDASANMLYSAVMHGGEVLTIGFGEKGESFIDGTQRSPRLNNVIESIYSAVQNMEGVTRSNVQVSQDGTLNVLDVRVTKLETIVELKAMDNIRYLEPNGYGFYLKQETQQKSAGCSQSGQSINSGDYSVISPNARLPWNYKNHNIDDAWSLSTGAGITVGLIDTGLSANQNLLGNGFNDGASNGRSVQRFGTFIDSPWWWSNNIDGPNDRCGHGTQMASAIASPRNNDFMPVGVAYNSNLVAYRGTEDVVLNDYHERKGVSNALKALGNRSDVKIISMSVGYPWSIGNVKDAVKYAYGKGKMIMAAGGTSTTFTNWYGVIFPASMSETVAVTGLKDNGYNRCDICHDGNKIDFTIIMQRASNTNRTVPVLGFNNGAQSYVGGSSVATAMTAGIAALVWSRNPNMSRAQVLDKLKRAGEFYPNRNSKFGYGNIDALKAVQ; from the coding sequence ATGAAAAAAATTATTACGCTAGTTTTAGGGCTATTCCTTGTCCTATCATGTTCTCAAGAAGACTCAGCCGAAATCATTGATGAAAGTTCAGAATCCCAAAAAATTCTCTCCATTGAAGAAATAAACGCTTTCATAGAAAAACAACTTAAACAGAATGGTGATTTAGATTGGACGAAAGATGCTTCTGCCAATATGTTATATAGTGCGGTGATGCATGGAGGAGAAGTGTTAACAATCGGTTTTGGAGAAAAGGGAGAAAGTTTTATAGACGGTACTCAGCGCTCTCCTAGATTGAACAATGTTATAGAAAGCATATATAGTGCAGTACAAAATATGGAAGGAGTTACACGTTCCAATGTTCAGGTATCACAAGATGGTACATTGAATGTTTTAGATGTAAGAGTTACGAAATTGGAAACGATTGTAGAGTTAAAAGCAATGGACAATATTCGCTACCTAGAACCAAATGGATATGGATTCTACCTTAAGCAGGAAACACAACAAAAGTCCGCTGGTTGCAGTCAAAGTGGACAATCAATCAATAGTGGCGATTATAGTGTGATCTCACCTAATGCGAGACTACCTTGGAACTACAAAAATCATAATATTGACGATGCCTGGAGCCTTAGTACTGGAGCTGGAATTACAGTAGGTCTTATAGATACTGGCTTATCTGCTAACCAAAACCTTTTGGGAAATGGATTTAATGATGGGGCCTCTAATGGTAGATCTGTACAGCGGTTTGGGACATTTATTGATTCTCCTTGGTGGTGGTCAAATAATATAGATGGACCTAATGATAGATGTGGTCATGGAACTCAGATGGCATCTGCTATAGCATCACCACGTAATAATGATTTTATGCCAGTTGGTGTTGCATACAACTCTAATTTGGTAGCATATAGAGGAACAGAAGATGTTGTTTTAAACGATTATCACGAGCGTAAAGGAGTTAGTAATGCACTAAAGGCATTAGGAAATAGAAGTGATGTTAAAATAATTTCAATGTCAGTTGGATATCCTTGGTCAATTGGTAATGTGAAAGATGCTGTAAAATATGCATATGGAAAAGGTAAAATGATCATGGCAGCTGGTGGAACTTCTACTACTTTTACGAATTGGTATGGTGTTATATTTCCAGCAAGTATGAGTGAAACGGTGGCTGTGACAGGATTAAAAGATAATGGATATAATCGTTGTGATATTTGTCACGATGGTAATAAAATTGATTTTACTATTATTATGCAGAGAGCTAGTAATACTAATAGAACCGTACCGGTATTAGGATTTAATAATGGTGCACAATCTTATGTTGGAGGATCTTCTGTAGCAACAGCTATGACAGCGGGTATTGCAGCATTAGTTTGGTCGCGTAATCCTAATATGTCTAGAGCACAAGTATTGGACAAGTTAAA